One window of the Thermasporomyces composti genome contains the following:
- a CDS encoding mechanosensitive ion channel family protein — protein sequence MIKPHPDLLVALTWSQVVEAAETPARILLRVALLVGVGLVLRHLAHRLIDRLVTRAVGLTLPKPLRGDRRGDDARERPTLQQERRAQRAQALGSLFKSATTALVGVVVVLMILDELGYSLAPLLASAGVAGIAIGFGAQSLVKDFLAGIFMLLEDQYGVGDVVDLDVAVGTVESVGLRVTRVRDSDGVLWHIRNGEILRVGNKSQGWSALVLDIAVAYDEDIHRVERLVDQQAREIAASDQWKDKILETPHVVGVEEVTGQSITIRIEGKCLPNEQFGIQRELRSRLKKAFDAEGVRVPA from the coding sequence ATGATCAAGCCGCATCCTGACCTTCTGGTCGCCCTCACCTGGAGCCAGGTCGTCGAAGCCGCGGAGACCCCGGCCAGGATCCTGCTGCGAGTCGCCCTGCTCGTCGGGGTCGGACTCGTCCTGCGGCATCTGGCGCACCGGCTGATCGACCGGCTCGTCACTCGAGCGGTTGGCCTCACCCTGCCGAAACCGCTTCGCGGAGACCGGCGGGGTGACGACGCCCGGGAGCGCCCCACGCTCCAGCAGGAGCGCCGCGCGCAGCGCGCTCAGGCACTCGGCTCCCTCTTCAAGAGCGCCACGACCGCGCTCGTCGGGGTCGTCGTGGTCCTCATGATCCTCGACGAGCTCGGGTACTCGCTCGCGCCACTGCTCGCCAGCGCCGGTGTCGCCGGTATCGCGATCGGCTTCGGCGCCCAGAGCCTCGTCAAGGACTTCCTCGCCGGCATCTTCATGCTGCTGGAGGACCAGTACGGCGTCGGTGACGTCGTGGACCTCGACGTCGCCGTCGGCACGGTGGAGAGCGTGGGCCTGCGAGTGACGCGGGTGCGTGACAGCGACGGAGTGCTCTGGCACATCCGCAACGGCGAGATCCTGCGGGTCGGCAACAAGAGCCAGGGATGGTCCGCGCTCGTGCTCGACATCGCGGTCGCCTACGACGAGGACATCCACCGCGTCGAGCGGCTCGTCGACCAGCAGGCCCGCGAGATCGCGGCGAGCGACCAGTGGAAGGACAAGATCCTCGAGACGCCCCACGTCGTCGGCGTCGAAGAGGTGACCGGGCAGTCGATCACGATTCGGATCGAGGGCAAGTGCCTGCCCAACGAGCAGTTCGGCATCCAGCGGGAGCTGCGCTCGCGGCTGAAGAAGGCCTTCGACGCCGAGGGCGTCCGGGTGCCGGCGTGA